From the genome of Zonotrichia albicollis isolate bZonAlb1 chromosome 20, bZonAlb1.hap1, whole genome shotgun sequence, one region includes:
- the UTP11 gene encoding putative U3 small nucleolar RNA-associated protein 11 yields MSAAFRKAAKARQRPHRERAQPAARTKLGLLEKKKDYRLRARDYHKKQNALRALQKKALDKNPDEFYFKMIRSEVKDGVHVIKQPKDEITPEQMKLMRTQDIKYVEMKRVAEAKKIERLKAELHLLDAAGSAAGQHLFFVDTEREVREFDLAAHLDTVPELVDRVYNRPTIATLQREAVKGPTDPAHLKKLAQQRKNQYDLLRQRIEREKAMFVISQKIQTRKDLLDKTHKVKVKKETTTGPAIYKFKFQRKR; encoded by the exons ATGTCGGCCGCGTTCAGGAAAGCCGCCAAGGCGCGGCAGCGCCCGCACCGCGAGCGGGCTCAG CCCGCCGCCCGGACGAAGCTGGGCTTgctggagaagaagaaggattACCGGCTCCGTGCCCG tgactaccacaaaaagcaaaatgcTCTCAGGGCGCTGCAGAAGAAAGCTCTGGACAAGAACCCCGATGAGTTCTACTTCAAAATGATACGTTCAGAGGTCAAG GATGGAGTCCATGTAATAAAGCAGCCAAAGGATGAAATTACCCCGGAGCAGATGAAACTGATGAGGACACAGGATATTAAATACGTAGAAATGAAAAGAGTTGCAGAGGCCAAG AAAATCGAGCGCCTGAAGGCAGAGCTCCACCTGCTGGACGCCGCGGGGAGCGCCGCGGGCCAGCACCTCTTCTTTGTGGACACGGAGCGGGAAG TTCGGGAGTTTGACCTTGCTGCTCACCTGGACACTGTTCCTGAGCTGGTGGATAGAGTGTACAACAGACCAACCATTGCAACTCTGCAGAGAGAGGCAGTGAAGGGACCTACTGATCCTGCCCACCTAAAG aAATTAGCCCAGCAGAGGAAGAACCAGTATGACCTCCTGAGGCAGCGCATCGAGAGGGAGAAGGCCATGTTTGTCATCTCCCAGAAAATCCAGACACGCAAGGATCTTCTG gacAAAACTCATAAAGTAAAGGTGAAGAAAGAAACAACGACTGGACCAGCTATTTATAAATTCAAGTTTCAGAGGAAACGTTAG